In the Nicotiana tabacum cultivar K326 chromosome 16, ASM71507v2, whole genome shotgun sequence genome, one interval contains:
- the LOC107799612 gene encoding putative glucose-6-phosphate 1-epimerase, whose product MPFDVVDDSNGFPRVLLSDPGGSSAEVLLYGGQVVSWKNERGEELLFRSTKALAKSPNAYRGGISVSISQLGATGRVLQHGLVCQNLWSLDSSPLHLPSSGSQSSIDLIFQPVGKDLKTWPCSFELRLHVSLGPGRLKLIPSVRNTDNKSLSFTFGLRNYLSVSDISEVRIEGLETLDYLDLLLQKQRFTEQADAITFDREVHRVYLSTPPKVAIIDHEKKRTFVLRKEGLPDTVLWNPWDKIPKAIPDFGVEDYKIMMLVDSAAFEKPIELKPHQEWKCCQEIVAVSSSYCSGQLDPQMVLHGLS is encoded by the exons ATGCCTTTTGATGTTGTAGATGACTCCAATGGCTTTCCCCGTGTGTTGTTGTCTGATCCTGGTGGCTCCTCAGCGGAG gtACTCTTGTATGGTGGTCAAGTTGTCTCATGGAAGAATGAACGAGGAGAAGAACTACTGTTCAGAAGTACCAAG GCTCTTGCAAAATCTCCAAATGCATATAGGGGCGGGATATCTGTTTCAATTTCACAG CTTGGTGCTACAGGGCGAGTTCTGCAGCATGGATTGGTGTGCCAGAATCTGTGGTCATTAGATAGTAGCCCTTTGCATCTACCTTCCTCTGGAAGCCAGTCATCTATTGACCTCATCTTTCAGCCCGTTgggaaagatttgaaaacttgGCCTTGTAG TTTTGAACTCCGGCTTCATGTATCATTGGGTCCTGGAAGGCTGAAGCTGATACCCTCTGTGAGGAATACTGATAATAAATCCCTTTCCTTTACGTTTGGCCTAAGAAATTACTTGTCAGTATCTGATATCAG TGAGGTGCGCATTGAAGGTCTAGAGACACTTGACTACTTGGATCTTCTGTTGCAAAAGCAGAGATTTACTGAACAAGCTGATGCTATTACATTTGACCGTGAG GTCCATCGTGTTTACTTGAGTACACCACCAAAAGTTGCCATTATAGACCATGAGAAAAAGAGAACTTTCGTTCTGCGAAAGGAAGGCCTACCAGATACAG TTCTTTGGAATCCATGGGACAAAATACCTAAGGCTATTCCTGATTTTGGAGTGGAGGACTACAAGATTATGATGTTAGTAGATTCCGCAGCCTTTGAAAAGCCAATTGAGCTAAAACCTCATCAAGAATGGAAATGCTGTCAAGAGATTGTTGCTGTCTCTTCAAGCTATTGTAGTGGGCAATTGGATCCTCAAATGGTTCTTCATGGTTTGAGCTGA